From Gemmatimonadota bacterium:
TCATAGTTTCTTCATGATAGCATGCTCCGCCGGTGCTACGCTCTCCGTATGAGTTGTCTCTTCTGCGCCCTCGATCAGGACCGCGTTCTCGCAGAGAACAGCGTCGGCATTGCAATCCGAGACGCCTATCCCGTCTCGCGGGGGCATACGCTCATCGTCGCGAAGCGCCATGTTGCATCCTGGTTCGACGCCACGGCCGAAGAGCGGAGCGGCCTCATGAAACTGCTGGGCGGGGAGAAGGCGCGGCTGGATCAGGAGATGAGTCCCGCCGCGTACAACATCGGAATCAACGCGGGGCGCGTGGCCGGACAGACGATCGATCATCTGCACATCCACCTGATCCCCCGGTATCCCGGAGATGTCCCCGATCCCACCGGCGGAGTTCGAAACATCATCCCCGGCCAGGGCCGGTACTCGCCCGGGTAGCCTCCCCCTCCAGCACCGCCAGCAACTCCACCATCGCTTCCGTATCCCGTTCGCAATACCGCAACAGGTCCTCCCGCACCCTCCCTCGCTCCTCCGCGCCCGCGTCCCCATAGGTCACGCGCTCGTACTCCCGGCTCGCCGCCCCGCCCTCCTGAATCCCCAGCGACTCGTACCCCGCGCCCGTCCACGCGGGAAGCACCCGCTTCAGCGAGTTCGACCCCCGCTGCTCCGGGTGGTACAGCCGGAACCGCCGAAACGGGTCCGCCAGGTCCTCCATCCGCCCCGCCACATCCTCCACGAACACGCGCGCCTCCGGAAGCGCGTCGGCCACCTCGTTCAGGATCCGCTCCTCGTACGCCATGTTGAACGCCAGCACCGTCCCCTCAGGCCCGATCGCCTCCTTCAGCGCCGCAAGAAACGCCGGCCGCGGGTCTCCCGCTCCGTCGGCCAGAAACTCCTCATGCCGCGCCGCCTCTCCCGGCGCCGGGAGCACATGCACCGAAAACTGGACCGGGATGTGCTGGTACGGGCGCGTGCCCTCGACGACCGGGATCCCGGGCATGATCGTCTCGAAGTCCATGCAGTAGACCGGGTACCGCAGCTTCCCCAGCCACGCGCGCACCGCGTCCCGATCCACCTGCCTGCGCCCCGTCACGACCGCGGCCTGTTGCACGCGCTGCGCCTCGCTCAGGTGGTCGCTCCCGATGTCCGCCAGCGCAAGGCGCCCCGCGCGGATCCACTCCAGCGCCTTCCCCTTCCGCACGCGGTACAGCTCCGCCACGCTGTGCTCCGGCAGGAACCCCCAGCACTTCTCCTTCAGCGGGCACTCGTACGGGTCGCTGCACTGCTTCCCGATCCCGACGACCGGCTCCGCGCCCCCAATCGTCGCATGAAACCCGCCCAGCCGCCCGGACACCTCGCCGACCCGCGCCTCCGCCTCGTCCGTCACATCCTCCGCATGGAAGAACTCCTTCGGGTCCACCTCTCCGCGTCGCACACAGTCCCGGTTCACATGCATCACAAAGAGCCGGTTCAGCCTTACGCCTTCGCCCGTCAGCACGAACTTCTGGAACGCGACATCCTCCAGGTTCACGGGCTTCACCCTCGTCCCGCTCTTCACCTCGATCAGATCCCACGCGCCGTTCTCCACCGGCACCAGCAAGTCCGTCCGGCAGTATCCTCCCTGATGCACGAAGCTCGCCTCGAACAGCGGCTTCCGATCCGGCAGGAGCTCCCGTGTCCGCTCCACCGTCTTTGCAAGGCCCCCGCGGCCGCGCTCCATCGGGACCTCCACGCCGTCCGGATAGAGTCGCTTCGCAAGATCCCCCACTCGATGCCCGACCGCGAAGATCGCCAGCGTGTCCGCGTCCGGAGGCGGGATCTCGTCCTTGCGCCGGTAGTGGTACCAGAGCAGCTTCTCGCACTGGAGCCCGGCCACGAACTTCGACTTGGAGATGATCCTGCCCAAGCGGCCCTCCCGGGGAAGCGGGGTGGAGAGGGGTCGCCGCGCCCGGGTCCGGTCCCGACCGGCGCGGCCTGCGGCACACGGCACACGACACACGGCGAGTGCGACACTATCCCACACCTGCCTCAGTAAATCACCTTGTAGTTTCGCGCCGCACCGCACGCCTGCCCCGCCGCCGCAAGTCCCGCCGCACCGCACGCCGCTTCCCACCGCGGGCGCCGTCGTGTACTCTCCGCGCACGCCGCACAGTCTCCGCCCCCGGAGGGTCGCCGATGCCGCCCAGGCGCTTCCCGAACTGCCCGCCCCCCGTCGAGCCGCGCTCCGAGCGCCGGGTCTACGAAGCCGCCGACGCCCTCGGTCCCGACTGGCTCGTCCTCCACGGCCTCCCCTTTTCCGACACGGACGCCCCCCCCGGCAGTTCAGACCGCGAGATCGACTTTCTCTTCGCGCATCCCGCACACGGGTGCCTGGTGCTGGAGGTGAAGGGCGGAGGAATCGGCTTCAGCGCGGAGTCCGGCCGGTGGCACTCCGTCAACGCGAAAGGCGCCCGGCACCTCATCACGCACCCCTGGAACCAGGCGAAAGACAACAAGTACGCGCTGGTCCGCAAGCTGAAGCGCATCGCACGCGACGGCCGCACGCCCTGGATCACGCACGCGGTCTGCTTCCCCGACATGCTGCGTGACGAACTCCCCCGCGACGCGACGACCGACGACGACATCACACTCGACCTCAGCGACCTCCCCCGCCTGGAAGACGCGCTCCTCCGCGCGATCGCCTTCTCATCCGGGACCGGGCCGCGCCCCCACGCACCCGGGCCAACGGGAA
This genomic window contains:
- a CDS encoding HIT family protein; the protein is MSCLFCALDQDRVLAENSVGIAIRDAYPVSRGHTLIVAKRHVASWFDATAEERSGLMKLLGGEKARLDQEMSPAAYNIGINAGRVAGQTIDHLHIHLIPRYPGDVPDPTGGVRNIIPGQGRYSPG
- a CDS encoding DUF2779 domain-containing protein produces the protein MGRIISKSKFVAGLQCEKLLWYHYRRKDEIPPPDADTLAIFAVGHRVGDLAKRLYPDGVEVPMERGRGGLAKTVERTRELLPDRKPLFEASFVHQGGYCRTDLLVPVENGAWDLIEVKSGTRVKPVNLEDVAFQKFVLTGEGVRLNRLFVMHVNRDCVRRGEVDPKEFFHAEDVTDEAEARVGEVSGRLGGFHATIGGAEPVVGIGKQCSDPYECPLKEKCWGFLPEHSVAELYRVRKGKALEWIRAGRLALADIGSDHLSEAQRVQQAAVVTGRRQVDRDAVRAWLGKLRYPVYCMDFETIMPGIPVVEGTRPYQHIPVQFSVHVLPAPGEAARHEEFLADGAGDPRPAFLAALKEAIGPEGTVLAFNMAYEERILNEVADALPEARVFVEDVAGRMEDLADPFRRFRLYHPEQRGSNSLKRVLPAWTGAGYESLGIQEGGAASREYERVTYGDAGAEERGRVREDLLRYCERDTEAMVELLAVLEGEATRASTGPGRG